From Scleropages formosus chromosome 1, fSclFor1.1, whole genome shotgun sequence, a single genomic window includes:
- the nipa1 gene encoding magnesium transporter NIPA1 isoform X1, whose translation MSLEAVPGSSSVALGVGVAVVSSFINGSTFVLQKKGILRARQRGVSYFTDCIWWSGTLSMVVGQVGNFLAYNAAPAVLVAPLGALGVLFGALLASCVLQEHLNILGKLGCLLCCAGSTVLIIHSPKSENVNSRAELEDRFADPVLWAYISVVLVILLMLIVWGAPAYGTSNIMVYVGICSLLGTFTVPSCKGLGLVAPDALAGTASSVRVLGLFLSLLGTLAVSVLLQFTFINRALEIYSSSMFEAIYYVAFTSSVVLASAVLFREWTALGVVDCLGMMCGLITIFVGVFLLHISQEALLSWRQLKAATKED comes from the exons ATGAGTTTAGAAGCAGTTCCCGGCTCATCATCCGTGGCGCTCGGCGTTGGAGTCGCCGTTGTGTCCAGTTTCATAAACGGGTCCACGTTTGTGCTGCAGAAAAAGGGAATTTTACGGGCTCGACAAAGAG gTGTTTCTTATTTTACTGACTGTATTTGGTGGAGCGGCACATTGTCGA TGGTTGTGGGTCAAGTAGGAAATTTCCTGGCATACAACGCTGCCCCGGCAGTACTGGTCGCTCCTCTGGGTGCCCTTGGTGTGCTCTTTGG GGCTCTGTTGGCCTCCTGTGTGCTACAGGAGCATTTGAACATCCTGGGCAAGCTGGGCTGCCTACTGTGCTGTGCAGGTTCTACTGTGCTCATCATTCACTCACCCAAGTCAGAGAATGTGAACTCTAGGGCAGAGCTGGAGGATAGGTTTGCCGATCCAG TGCTGTGGGCCTACATCTCTGTGGTTCTCGTGATCCTGCTCATGTTGATCGTGTGGGGGGCCCCAGCCTACGGCACCTCTAACATCATGGTTTATGTGGGCATTTGTTCTCTGCTGGGTACCTTCACCGTGCCCAGCTGCAAGGGCCTGGGCTTGGTTGCACCAGACGCCCTCGCTGGCACTGCCTCCAGCGTCAGGGTGCTCGGCTTGTTCCTGAGCCTCCTGGGAACACTCGCGGTCAGCGTCCTACTGCAGTTCACGTTTATCAATAGAGCTTTGGAGATTTACAGCTCCAGCATGTTTGAGGCTATATACTACGTGGCATTCACCTCCAGCGTCGTCCTTGCCTCGGCCGTCCTGTTCAGGGAGTGGACCGCACTGGGTGTTGTGGATTGCTTGGGCATGATGTGTGGACTCATCACCATTTTTGTTGGTGTCTTCCTGCTCCACATTTCACAAGAGGCTTTGCTTTCCTGGAGACAACTGAAAGCAGCAACCAAAGAAGACTGA
- the nipa1 gene encoding magnesium transporter NIPA1 isoform X2, translated as MWFISQCKGMNHDSVGVEPHLVVGQVGNFLAYNAAPAVLVAPLGALGVLFGALLASCVLQEHLNILGKLGCLLCCAGSTVLIIHSPKSENVNSRAELEDRFADPVLWAYISVVLVILLMLIVWGAPAYGTSNIMVYVGICSLLGTFTVPSCKGLGLVAPDALAGTASSVRVLGLFLSLLGTLAVSVLLQFTFINRALEIYSSSMFEAIYYVAFTSSVVLASAVLFREWTALGVVDCLGMMCGLITIFVGVFLLHISQEALLSWRQLKAATKED; from the exons ATGTGGTTTATTTCGCAGTGTAAGGGGATGAATCATGACAGTGTTGGAGTagaaccccatc TGGTTGTGGGTCAAGTAGGAAATTTCCTGGCATACAACGCTGCCCCGGCAGTACTGGTCGCTCCTCTGGGTGCCCTTGGTGTGCTCTTTGG GGCTCTGTTGGCCTCCTGTGTGCTACAGGAGCATTTGAACATCCTGGGCAAGCTGGGCTGCCTACTGTGCTGTGCAGGTTCTACTGTGCTCATCATTCACTCACCCAAGTCAGAGAATGTGAACTCTAGGGCAGAGCTGGAGGATAGGTTTGCCGATCCAG TGCTGTGGGCCTACATCTCTGTGGTTCTCGTGATCCTGCTCATGTTGATCGTGTGGGGGGCCCCAGCCTACGGCACCTCTAACATCATGGTTTATGTGGGCATTTGTTCTCTGCTGGGTACCTTCACCGTGCCCAGCTGCAAGGGCCTGGGCTTGGTTGCACCAGACGCCCTCGCTGGCACTGCCTCCAGCGTCAGGGTGCTCGGCTTGTTCCTGAGCCTCCTGGGAACACTCGCGGTCAGCGTCCTACTGCAGTTCACGTTTATCAATAGAGCTTTGGAGATTTACAGCTCCAGCATGTTTGAGGCTATATACTACGTGGCATTCACCTCCAGCGTCGTCCTTGCCTCGGCCGTCCTGTTCAGGGAGTGGACCGCACTGGGTGTTGTGGATTGCTTGGGCATGATGTGTGGACTCATCACCATTTTTGTTGGTGTCTTCCTGCTCCACATTTCACAAGAGGCTTTGCTTTCCTGGAGACAACTGAAAGCAGCAACCAAAGAAGACTGA